From the genome of Nomia melanderi isolate GNS246 chromosome 14, iyNomMela1, whole genome shotgun sequence, one region includes:
- the LOC116429012 gene encoding carboxypeptidase B, translated as MRVLLIAAVCVAAVLAVDAEVLPPLEGMQSLSISVGTPEQLTLLKNFEDVSGFDFLRVTDSLVDVLVTADKVEYFKTLLDENDIAYTVTVENIRDAVMEEYINQQIERRLHTLVQADPGKLSFTYYPNNKEVNDYLNYIVKNYGSIASLINIGASSEGRQMKVLKLSTGGKNKPAIFIDAGIHAREWIAPVTSLYIVDQLLASQNRNLLKSVDWYILPVLNPDGYEFTHSKSANRLWRKTRSVNSGSSCRGVDGNRNYDMEWMTTGASSNPCSDTYAGPKPFSEPEMRNMRDFIAARKQNIKAYISFHSYGQYILYPWGFTSKVPSNEPELRNLASKSANAIASFRRTKYTYGTSANHLYPAAGGSDDWAMGKAGVKLSYTYELPGGNSGFQLPASEIKPVGAETFQAMKVIHDYIVSKYSS; from the exons ATGCGTGTCCTCTTGATCGCGGCGGTCTGCGTCGCGGCTGTTCTCGCCGTCGATGCAGAGGTTTTGCCACCTTTAGAAGG GATGCAAAGCCTCTCTATTTCCGTCGGTACACCGGAGCAGCTTAcgttattgaaaaatttcgagGACGTttctggtttcgattttctccGGGTAACCGACAGTCTCGTCGACGTGCTGGTGACTGCGGACaaagtagaatattttaaaactctCCTCGACGAGAATGACATCGCTTACACAGTCACGGTCGAAAACATTCGGGACGCAGTCATGGAAGAATACATCAATCAACAAATCGAACGTAGATTGCACACGTTGGTTCAAGCGGACCCAGGGAAACTCTCTTTCACGTATTATCCTAACAATAAAGAA GTGAACGACTATCTCAACTACATAGTAAAAAATTATGGTAGCATCGCATCGTTAATTAACATAGGAGCATCCTCCGAAGGACGACAAATGAAAGTTTTGAAACTGTCAACCGGCGGTAAGAATAAGCCCGCCATTTTCATCGATGCCGGCATTCATGCCAGAGAATGGATCGCTCCTGTAACATCGCTCTACATAGTAGATCAATTGTTGGCCAGTCAGAACAGAAATCTTTTGAAAAGCGTCGATTGGTACATCCTTCCAGTTTTGAACCCTGATGGCTATGAGTTCACACACAGTAAATCAGCG AATCGTCTCTGGAGAAAGACAAGGTCCGTAAACAGTGGCTCGTCTTGTCGTGGCGTCGACGGCAACAGAAATTACGACATGGAGTGGATGA CGACCGGCGCATCCTCCAATCCATGCAGCGACACTTACGCTGGCCCGAAGCCATTCTCCGAGCCGGAAATGCGAAACATGCGAGATTTCATCGCTGCGcgtaaacagaatattaaagcCTACATCTCGTTCCACTCTTACGGTCAG tACATTCTGTATCCTTGGGGTTTCACGTCTAAGGTACCATCCAACGAACCAGAATTG AGAAATCTTGCCAGTAAATCTGCAAACGCCATCGCTAGCTTCCGTAGGACTAAGTACACTTATGGTACCTCTGCTAATCATCTTT ATCCCGCTGCTGGAGGTAGCGACGACTGGGCCATGGGCAAAGCCGGCGTGAAATTGTCGTATACCTATGAACTGCCCGGAGGAAATTCAGGATTCCAATTGCCCGCTTCTGAAATCAAACCTGTCGGCGCTGAAACATTCCAGGCTATGAAAGTGATTCACGATTATATTGTGTCGAAATATTCCTCGTAA
- the nbs gene encoding nibrin, with product MWYLINSAGQRFYLKSNKEVTFGRKKSDILLQNDESISRLHASICIKPKEIVKTDEPTSTCELKDMGSKYGTYIILNETEKIEVTTEGYKLKDKDTIRFGLQFHTFTVAYIPIITVVSSMNDTDKIKLQCILDEIDGMISAEWTCNCTHLTVSKANLTEKVTWAMASAVPIVNLSYWEETKCAVDNGKELPKPIDFVPPIKETLVNSGNASLSVNEKRQTLFKNLIFVHFSTRQFKMFGRMINMAGGKSLLYSKKPLSIKELCAPNVIVLQYSDNDSTQSTQTIVPEYDTIYNALRASKRKMISETEIPLAILYCSVKKHCNPKFSFTEFLKRSQLKSDSAEVLALDTQDVMSDVRVLPKVISNIPIHSNLNVKTTAQEATIIPESYDSTYSSSNDISQSQDRWKTMPIASQDTKNPVNNNISMEKENTKKVKEIKYIPETNDLSLSDVSQNDTQCSIRRTPSLRQKDTNSQEIALVKESMIANKGSPSHEVIDVSDEEEEDNKFKDKRPNEKECNKISNNILSQEKLDKLLSAHSLEDEDLKVKENNSSQKNYILTVRVDHKNTPKAISQTVEKHVKKPTERNKRSVELQDDEEFVKPTSKRFCLENSVVKSSTSLCSENHDRYTSMLSKSSSFLRASPNFKKFRKVSNIIPQQRITLSDMYVWDKFDLQNLNVSERT from the exons ATGtggtatttaataaattcagcCG gaCAGCGCTTTTATTTGAAATCCAATAAAGAAGTGACATTTGGTAGAAAAAAGAGTGACATCCTCTTGCAAAATGATGAATCTATTAGTAGATTGCATGCTTCTATATGTATTAAGCCCAAAGAAATAGTAAAG ACTGATGAACCTACATCTACATGCGAATTGAAAGATATGGGTTCAAAATATGGTACATACATTATTCTGAATGAAACAGAAAAGATAGAAGTTACTACGGAAGGatataaattaaaggacaaagaTACAATACGATTTGGTTTGCAGTTTCACACATTtac TGTAGCATATATACCAATTATAACAGTTGTGTCATCTATGAACGATACTGATAAAATCAAACTGCAGTGCATATTGGATGAAATTGATGGAATGATTTCTGCTGAATGGACATGTAATTGTACTCATTTAACAGTATCAAAGGCTAATTTAACTGAGAag GTTACTTGGGCTATGGCTTCTGCAGTACCAATAGTAAATTTAAGTTACTGGGAAGAAACTAAATGCGCTGTTGACAATGGCAAAGAACTCCCAAAACCAATAGACTTTGTTCCACCAATTAAAGAAACGCTAGTTAATAGTGGTAATGCATCGCTCTCTGTAAATGAGAAACggcaaacattatttaaaaatttaatatttgtgcACTTCAGTACACGTCAGTTTAAAATGTTTGGAAGAATGATTAACATGGCAG GTGGTAAATCACTTTTATATTCAAAGAAACCTTTGAGCATTAAAGAGCTCTGTGCACCTAATGTTATTGTGCTACAGTATTCTGACAATGATTCAACACAATCAACTCAGACCATAGTGCCTGAATATGATACAATAT acaaTGCATTGCGAGCGAGTAAACGTAAAATGATATCTGAAACTGAAATTCCACTTGCGATTTTATACTGTTCTGTAAAAAAACACTGTAATCCGAAATtcagttttacagaatttttgaAAAGATCGCAGTTGAAGTCCGACTCTGCTGAAGTTTTAGCTCTTGATACACAGGATGTAATGTCTGATGTGAGAGTACTTCCAAAAGTTATTTCTAATATTCCAATACATTCAAACTTAAATGTAAAGACTACCGCACAAGAAGCTACAATTATTCCTGAATCATATGATAGTACCTATTCGTCAAGTAATGATATCTCACAGTCACAAGATAGATGGAAAACTATGCCAATAGCAAGTCAGGATACAAAAAATCctgttaataataacatttcaatggagaaagaaaatacaaaaaaggtaaaagaaataaagtatattccAGAGACAAATGATTTATCTTTATCGGACGTATCACAAAATGATACACAATGTTCTATACGGAGAACTCCTTCTTTACGACAAAAAGACACGAACTCACAAGAAATTGCTCTAGTAAAAGAGTCAATGATAGCAAATAAAGGATCTCCATCACATGAAGTAATTGATGTAAGcgacgaagaggaagaagataataaattcaaaGACAAACGaccaaatgaaaaagaatgcaataaaatttccaataatattttaagtCAAGAAAAATTGGATAAACTGCTTAGTGCACATAGTTTAGAAGATGaggatttaaaagtaaaagaaaacaattcttcacaaaaaaattatatacttacAGTTAGAGTAGACCATAAGAATACACCGAAAGCAATATCGCAAACAGTAGAAAAACACGTTAAAAAACCAACAGAAAGAAATAAACGTTCTGTTGAACTCCAGGATGACGAGGAATTTGTAAAACCTACTAGTAAAAGGTTTTGTTTGGAAAATTCAGTCGTTAAAAGTTCTACGTCACTGTGTTCT GAGAACCATGATAGGTACACTAGTATGTTAAGTAAGAGTTCCTCATTTCTTCGTGCAAGtccaaattttaagaaatttagaaag GTCAGTAACATAATTCCTCAGCAGAGAATAACATTGAGTGATATGTATGTATGGGACAAGTTCGAtctacaaaatttgaatgtatcTGAACGGACCTAA
- the Txl gene encoding thioredoxin-like, whose translation MGAVRVINDDGQFYGEMASAGTKLVVVDFTATWCGPCLRIAPVFEQLSVKYPNAVFLKVDVDKCTETAAVQGVSAMPTFIFYRNQTKLGLCQGADPIGLESKIQQFYGSGDTEDSESPVSGHMDLSTFITKAQCECLNESDEHNFLQCLTTDDGYLESDCDEQLILSIAFTQAVKIHSLKIKAPKDKGPKNIKLFINQPRTIDFDMADSNTSIQDLTLAPKVLEDGTPIALRFVKFQNVQNLQIFVKDNQSGNETTRIDQLVIIGSPISTTNMGDFKRVVGTKGESH comes from the exons ATGGGTGCAGTACGTGTAATTAATGACGATGGCCAATTCTACGGTGAAATGGCGAGTGCTGGTACAAAATTGGTTGTAGTAGATTTTACAGCAACCTG GTGTGGTCCTTGTCTGAGAATTGCACCAGTATTTGAGCAACTATCTGTTAAATATCCAAATGCAGTATTTCTTAAAGTTGATGTAGATAAATGCACTGAAACTGCTGCTGTACAAGGTGTTAGTGCGATGCCTACATTCATATTTTATCGTAACCAAACAAAATTGGGCTTGTGTCAAGGAGCTGATCCAATTGGATTAGAATCTAAAATTCAACAGTTTTATGGCAGTGGTGATACGGAAGACTCTGAGAGTCCAGTCTCTGGACAT ATGGACTTATCTACGTTCATTACCAAGGCACAATGCGAATGTTTAAACGAATCTGATGAACATAATTTCCTACAATGTCTGACCACAGACGATGGATACCTTGAGAGTGACTGTGACGAGCAATTGATATTATCTATTGCATTTACGCAAGCagtcaaaattcattctctgaaGATTAAAGCTCCTAAAGATAAGGgaccaaaaaatattaaattatttattaatcagcCTAGAACAATTGACTTTGATATGGCAGATTCTAATACAAGCATCCAAGATTTGAC CTTGGCACCAAAGGTTCTCGAGGATGGAACTCCAATTGCTTTGCGCTTTGTTAAATTCCAAAATGTGCAGAATCTCCAAATCTTTGTGAAAGATAATCAAAGTGGTAATGAAACAACAAGAATTGATCAGTTGGTTATTATAGGTTCACCAATTTCGACTACAAATATGGGAGATTTTAAAAGAGTGGTTGGTACAAAAGGAGAAAGTCATTAA
- the MED16 gene encoding mediator complex subunit 16 isoform X1, producing MDLLYTVNRKVTSKPFLNQESNPIFSLYEGQSICSLSSRNIAAFTTTTELDDNSGKTWGSHVYVCDLNMPWHTHKLLSNKDTITALEWDLPGDKLVVADSTGTVQLWMFKDHVLNDWVLIGSTYFIGEQILGAIWFHNGKKTGLVTEKKDSIHYSEKFNHLSFAPSVRQFGGRAAEGVLVVSTTGMVGAVMITRDFQNPIRSSAESLGTTRHRITAVDLCYGKNGYILVAVSSGNICLPIRCYRVLVRKNDDKCSITSQALPSFFLQDGAPKDNTYTSVTHLKFVVREDADSLVIAVNSDSGGIVEVWELREKSQPVHKLFQPNTLEPFKTVVVWQHQSQYRCQSPITAIATTKLSIVTTLPPPSYVVVALADSSVHCLSRDCLKEISLSSLNIAWRPDEPNNKYFKSTISIASIDLSWLGCVLLACDTRGNLYLYKLLPDGGPSITLSYACTLLEYCLVTGLDWLDILLCLRSSMIEPLCERLDVSFNRQLQPIQQYHYIQFLCIKTSLYRMLVSGQSKAADLSSLLMIHSVATAFKSLLRPSDLISHDKGPAESLAAVINDAITDVDKVLLHLDPKEFTVEPSTLQSLQQLIQWVADLALNLLARLPDQRLLMKSGGYELLKDHKALNTLRELLVIIRIWGLLRPSCLPVFLRSADNLDVLALLFRLLSKLVQPNGDTQTQQIDDGLIDDCCLLPNQIMIPQLHQGNSITAIATPILFYQSFPLQLEYGVESEQLLFVPELNSVEGCMHSGQIVDDIRHLYLGKQPLLVKQCTRCGGKAQVQNMTRTAAIRAWDQRWARACRCGGIWRIHKTCP from the exons TAATCCAATTTTTAGCCTGTATGAAGGACAATCTATATGCTCGTTATCTAGTCGAAATATAGCAGCATTTACTACAACCACAGAATTAGATGATAATAGTGGAAAAACATGGGGATCCCATGTTTATGTTTGCGATTTAAATATGCCTTGGCATACTCACAA ATTATTATCAAATAAAGATACTATTACTGCATTAGAATGGGATTTGCCAGGTGATAAATTAGTTGTTGCTGATTCCACTGGAACTGTACAATTATGGATGTTTAAAGATCACGTTCTTAATGATTGGGTTTTAATTGGTTCCACATATTTCATTGGAGAACAGATATTAGGTGCAATATGGTTTCATAATGGGAAAAAG acgGGGCTTGTAACTGAGAAAAAAGATAGCATTCATTATAGTGAGAAATTTAATCACTTATCTTTTGCTCCTTCTGTAAGACAATTTGGTGGTAGAGCAGCTGAAGGAGTATTAGTAGTATCAACAACAGGCATGGTTGGCGCAGTTATGATTACAAGAGATTTTCAAAACCCTATTCGTTCTTCAGCAGAAAGTTTAGGCACTACAAGGCATAGGATAACTGCAGTGGACTTATGTTATGGAAAAA ATGGATATATTTTAGTAGCTGTAAGCAgtggaaatatttgtttaccAATTAGATGTTATAGGGTATTAGTTCGTAAAAACGACGATAAATGTTCTATTACATCACAAGCTTTGCCAAGCTTTTTTCTACAAGATGGAGCACCCAAAGACAATACAT ATACAAGTGTGACACACTTGAAATTCGTAGTTCGGGAAGATGCAGATTCCTTAGTTATTGCTGTTAATAGTGATAGTGGAGGTATTGTAGAAGTATGGGAATTGAGAGAAAAATCACAACCAGTTCATAAGTTATTTCAGCCAAATACATtagaaccatttaaaactgtagTG GTATGGCAACATCAATCACAGTATCGTTGTCAATCTCCAATAACAGCGATAGCAACTACAAAATTATCAATTGTTACCACATTACCACCACCAAGTTACGTTGTAGTGGCTTTGGCAGATTCATCGGTGCATTGTTTAAGCCGTGATTGTTTGAAAGAAATATCTCTTTCATCTTTAAATATTGCTTGGCGACCTGATGAaccgaataataaatatttcaaaagtacAATTTCTATAGCAAGCATAGATTTATCATGGCTGGGTTGTGTTCTGTTGGCTTGTGATACACggggaaatttatatttatataaactccTCCCTGATGGAG GACCATCGATAACATTATCTTATGCTTGTACACTCTTAGAATACTGTTTAGTAACTGGATTAGATTGGTTAGATATACTTTTATGTTTAAGATCTTCTATGATTGAACCATTATGTGAAAGATTGGATGTATCTTTCAATAGACAATTACAGCCCATACAGCAGTATCATTATATTCAATTCCTTTGTATCAAGACGTCATTATATag AATGTTAGTGTCAGGACAAAGTAAAGCCGCGGATTTATCATCGTTACTTATGATACATTCAGTAGCAACAGCTTTTAAATCATTATTACGACCGTCTGATTTAATTTCTCACGATAAGGGACCAGCAGAGAGTTTAGCAGCAGTTATTAATGATGCAATTACTGATGTAGATAAG GTACTTTTACATCTTGATCCCAAAGAATTTACCGTAGAGCCAAGTACGCTTCAATCGTTACAACAATTAATTCAGTGGGTAGCAGATTTAGCATTGAATCTTTTGGCGCGTCTTCCAGACCAACGGCTGTTAATGAAATCCGGTGGt TATGAGCTTCTGAAGGATCATAAAGCTTTAAATACATTGAGAGAATTACTAGTAATTATACGTATATGGGGTTTACTACGTCCTTCGTGTCTACCAGTTTTCCTTCGTAGCGCCGATAATCTTGATGTATTGGCCTTACTGTTTcgtttattatcaaaattagtCCAACCAAATGGGGATACTCAAACTCAGCAAATAGACGACGGATTAATAG ATGATTGTTGCCTGCTACCGAATCAGATCATGATACCTCAATTGCATCAGGGTAATAGCATAACAGCTATAGCTACCCCTATTCTTTTTTATCAAAGTTTTCCCTTGCAg CTGGAATATGGTGTAGAATCTGAACAGTTATTATTTGTACCTGAACTTAATTCAGTTGAAGGTTGTATGCATAGTGGACAAATTGTAGATGATATTAGGCATTTATATCTTGGAAAACAACCACTTCTTGTCAAACAATGCACAAG ATGTGGTGGAAAAGCCCAAGTTCAAAATATGACAAGAACAGCTGCGATTAGAGCATGGGATCAAAGATGGGCAAGAGCTTGTCGTTGCGGTGGTATTTGGCGAATTCATAAAACCTGTCCATAA
- the MED16 gene encoding mediator complex subunit 16 isoform X2, producing the protein MDLLYTVNRKVTSKPFLNQESLYEGQSICSLSSRNIAAFTTTTELDDNSGKTWGSHVYVCDLNMPWHTHKLLSNKDTITALEWDLPGDKLVVADSTGTVQLWMFKDHVLNDWVLIGSTYFIGEQILGAIWFHNGKKTGLVTEKKDSIHYSEKFNHLSFAPSVRQFGGRAAEGVLVVSTTGMVGAVMITRDFQNPIRSSAESLGTTRHRITAVDLCYGKNGYILVAVSSGNICLPIRCYRVLVRKNDDKCSITSQALPSFFLQDGAPKDNTYTSVTHLKFVVREDADSLVIAVNSDSGGIVEVWELREKSQPVHKLFQPNTLEPFKTVVVWQHQSQYRCQSPITAIATTKLSIVTTLPPPSYVVVALADSSVHCLSRDCLKEISLSSLNIAWRPDEPNNKYFKSTISIASIDLSWLGCVLLACDTRGNLYLYKLLPDGGPSITLSYACTLLEYCLVTGLDWLDILLCLRSSMIEPLCERLDVSFNRQLQPIQQYHYIQFLCIKTSLYRMLVSGQSKAADLSSLLMIHSVATAFKSLLRPSDLISHDKGPAESLAAVINDAITDVDKVLLHLDPKEFTVEPSTLQSLQQLIQWVADLALNLLARLPDQRLLMKSGGYELLKDHKALNTLRELLVIIRIWGLLRPSCLPVFLRSADNLDVLALLFRLLSKLVQPNGDTQTQQIDDGLIDDCCLLPNQIMIPQLHQGNSITAIATPILFYQSFPLQLEYGVESEQLLFVPELNSVEGCMHSGQIVDDIRHLYLGKQPLLVKQCTRCGGKAQVQNMTRTAAIRAWDQRWARACRCGGIWRIHKTCP; encoded by the exons CCTGTATGAAGGACAATCTATATGCTCGTTATCTAGTCGAAATATAGCAGCATTTACTACAACCACAGAATTAGATGATAATAGTGGAAAAACATGGGGATCCCATGTTTATGTTTGCGATTTAAATATGCCTTGGCATACTCACAA ATTATTATCAAATAAAGATACTATTACTGCATTAGAATGGGATTTGCCAGGTGATAAATTAGTTGTTGCTGATTCCACTGGAACTGTACAATTATGGATGTTTAAAGATCACGTTCTTAATGATTGGGTTTTAATTGGTTCCACATATTTCATTGGAGAACAGATATTAGGTGCAATATGGTTTCATAATGGGAAAAAG acgGGGCTTGTAACTGAGAAAAAAGATAGCATTCATTATAGTGAGAAATTTAATCACTTATCTTTTGCTCCTTCTGTAAGACAATTTGGTGGTAGAGCAGCTGAAGGAGTATTAGTAGTATCAACAACAGGCATGGTTGGCGCAGTTATGATTACAAGAGATTTTCAAAACCCTATTCGTTCTTCAGCAGAAAGTTTAGGCACTACAAGGCATAGGATAACTGCAGTGGACTTATGTTATGGAAAAA ATGGATATATTTTAGTAGCTGTAAGCAgtggaaatatttgtttaccAATTAGATGTTATAGGGTATTAGTTCGTAAAAACGACGATAAATGTTCTATTACATCACAAGCTTTGCCAAGCTTTTTTCTACAAGATGGAGCACCCAAAGACAATACAT ATACAAGTGTGACACACTTGAAATTCGTAGTTCGGGAAGATGCAGATTCCTTAGTTATTGCTGTTAATAGTGATAGTGGAGGTATTGTAGAAGTATGGGAATTGAGAGAAAAATCACAACCAGTTCATAAGTTATTTCAGCCAAATACATtagaaccatttaaaactgtagTG GTATGGCAACATCAATCACAGTATCGTTGTCAATCTCCAATAACAGCGATAGCAACTACAAAATTATCAATTGTTACCACATTACCACCACCAAGTTACGTTGTAGTGGCTTTGGCAGATTCATCGGTGCATTGTTTAAGCCGTGATTGTTTGAAAGAAATATCTCTTTCATCTTTAAATATTGCTTGGCGACCTGATGAaccgaataataaatatttcaaaagtacAATTTCTATAGCAAGCATAGATTTATCATGGCTGGGTTGTGTTCTGTTGGCTTGTGATACACggggaaatttatatttatataaactccTCCCTGATGGAG GACCATCGATAACATTATCTTATGCTTGTACACTCTTAGAATACTGTTTAGTAACTGGATTAGATTGGTTAGATATACTTTTATGTTTAAGATCTTCTATGATTGAACCATTATGTGAAAGATTGGATGTATCTTTCAATAGACAATTACAGCCCATACAGCAGTATCATTATATTCAATTCCTTTGTATCAAGACGTCATTATATag AATGTTAGTGTCAGGACAAAGTAAAGCCGCGGATTTATCATCGTTACTTATGATACATTCAGTAGCAACAGCTTTTAAATCATTATTACGACCGTCTGATTTAATTTCTCACGATAAGGGACCAGCAGAGAGTTTAGCAGCAGTTATTAATGATGCAATTACTGATGTAGATAAG GTACTTTTACATCTTGATCCCAAAGAATTTACCGTAGAGCCAAGTACGCTTCAATCGTTACAACAATTAATTCAGTGGGTAGCAGATTTAGCATTGAATCTTTTGGCGCGTCTTCCAGACCAACGGCTGTTAATGAAATCCGGTGGt TATGAGCTTCTGAAGGATCATAAAGCTTTAAATACATTGAGAGAATTACTAGTAATTATACGTATATGGGGTTTACTACGTCCTTCGTGTCTACCAGTTTTCCTTCGTAGCGCCGATAATCTTGATGTATTGGCCTTACTGTTTcgtttattatcaaaattagtCCAACCAAATGGGGATACTCAAACTCAGCAAATAGACGACGGATTAATAG ATGATTGTTGCCTGCTACCGAATCAGATCATGATACCTCAATTGCATCAGGGTAATAGCATAACAGCTATAGCTACCCCTATTCTTTTTTATCAAAGTTTTCCCTTGCAg CTGGAATATGGTGTAGAATCTGAACAGTTATTATTTGTACCTGAACTTAATTCAGTTGAAGGTTGTATGCATAGTGGACAAATTGTAGATGATATTAGGCATTTATATCTTGGAAAACAACCACTTCTTGTCAAACAATGCACAAG ATGTGGTGGAAAAGCCCAAGTTCAAAATATGACAAGAACAGCTGCGATTAGAGCATGGGATCAAAGATGGGCAAGAGCTTGTCGTTGCGGTGGTATTTGGCGAATTCATAAAACCTGTCCATAA
- the LOC143175308 gene encoding uncharacterized protein LOC143175308 has protein sequence MSESLVLKHKNSLALTEHKLLQKQSESKNCFQHVTIHKITVFCIITGCIFLIYWFVLCPLLLNLVYHHNKMSTVWLVSYWVVAFLIWLFLMLCLVLVWKCINSKQTDKIKSHSYGTSNSMTPSSLVSVKSDPSQNLKFTSLKEDESTSTLISDNIQIKSDTKIINTNNSDELEQSKSKKHKDLPPLVIHRRKSGNIKDTANIKLKNNIDEDDEDEDMLKSGNDISKCHRNSIKDYLKLVTITPNDEVDVKSPKESLSPRELFFIDLIKAAEEADKNKEGGSANVTAGKHFFPSDFSPTDKGVVENAKNETKSVEIPASSSGHESTYFIANIDSPKYKKTEVYLDVNPDLETIARQSVNLTVKEPIVTPKYPTDNEDENDNAKEKVVIFEV, from the coding sequence atgaGTGAAAGCCTTGttctgaaacataaaaattctctGGCTCTAACAGAACACAAGCTACTTCAGAAACAAAGTGAatcaaaaaattgttttcagcaTGTAACCATTCATAAAATCACTGTGTTTTGTATAATAACAggttgtatttttttaatttactggTTTGTATTGTGCCCGCTCTTGCTGAATTTAGTTTATCATCATAACAAAATGTCAACTGTTTGGCTTGTTTCATATTGGGTTGTAGCATTTCTTATTTGGCTTTTTCTTATGCTGTGTTTGGTATTAGTTTGGAAATGTATTAATTCTAAACAAACGGATAAGATTAAATCACACTCATATGGCACAAGCAATTCAATGACACCATCATCTTTGGTCAGTGTAAAAAGTGATCCCTcgcaaaatttaaaatttacaagCTTAAAAGAAGACGAATCTACGAGTACCTTAATATctgataatattcaaataaaaagtgacactaaaataataaatacaaataattctgATGAATTGGAACAGAGTAAAAGTAAAAAGCATAAAGATCTTCCACCTCTTGTAATACATCGTCGTAAATCGGGTAACATCAAAGACACCGCTAACAtaaagttgaaaaataatattgatgaaGATGACGAGGATGAGGATATGTTAAAATCAGGAAATGATATTTCTAAGTGTCATAGAAACTCGATAAAAGATTATTTGAAGCTAGTAACTATTACGCCGAACGATGAAGTGGATGTCAAATCTCCTAAAGAATCACTTTCGCCgagagaattattttttatcgatcTTATAAAAGCAGCCGAGGAAGccgataaaaataaagaaggtGGTAGCGCAAATGTAACAGCGGGGAAACATTTCTTTCCGAGTGATTTCTCACCGACCGACAAGGGTGTTGTTGAAAATgccaaaaatgaaacaaaatcaGTTGAAATTCCGGCGTCGAGTAGTGGCCATGAATCAACttattttattgcaaatataGACAGTCCAAAGTATAAGAAAACAGAAGTGTATTTAGATGTTAATCCAGATCTAGAAACAATTGCACGGCAATCAGTGAATTTAACTGTGAAAGAGCCAATAGTTACACCAAaatatcctacagacaatgaagaTGAAAATGATAATGCTAAAGAAAAAGTTGTTATATTTGAAGTATAA